One segment of Panicum virgatum strain AP13 chromosome 1K, P.virgatum_v5, whole genome shotgun sequence DNA contains the following:
- the LOC120653598 gene encoding uncharacterized protein LOC120653598, whose amino-acid sequence METVAKRQRALLAQPPLEDAADPVAAVFGNIDLLREILLLLDAPSDLVRAALVSTRWLGAARDPAFLRRFRARSPPALLGFFATFGHGSIWPPAALQPKLDVARFVPLPHPPKLDGAARLVGAAANDVGPADLVVGCRNGSVLVKHGGGHGKKYSVRCPLRSAAAGSVIRRPASFPPRELITQGVPFAQVELIPFPGAGGDPRDTDALSAFGGMTMMPSRFDSTMNKLIQQVVYVRRQTRGWATHVSPLLELPVRLVFNPAPCSLLVGGRWLYMTTVLGCIVVFDLATETFSVVSFPDGVTVSCVELDILDHTLARAGDTGIYLVHAKGVELHVWFRRMDGGAAGIWERVETVYLPKVFGDLVAMEIWDKILRNENFNNMADGPDHGYAWDLNYGVEIHEVGDGAEFVFLTVAKNGPVFLLDVKKRKVEKVLQPSEQDDDGGRELCGISAFMMPWPPVFPALNQRG is encoded by the coding sequence ATGGAAACGGTAGCCAAGCGGCAGCGGGCCCTCCTGGCGCAGCCGCCGCTGGAGGACGCCGCGGATCCGGTCGCCGCCGTTTTCGGCAACATCGACCTCCTCCGCgagatcctcctcctcctcgacgccCCGTCGGACCTCGTCCGTGCCGCGCTCGTCTCCACCCGCTGGCTCGGCGCAGCCAGGGACCCGGCGTTCCTCCGCCGATTCCGCGCGCGCAGCCCGCCGGCCCTCCTGGGCTTCTTCGCCACCTTCGGCCACGGCTCCAtttggccgccggcggcgctccaACCCAAGCTTGACGTCGCTCGCTTCGTGCCGCTACCTCACCCGCCGAAGCTCGACGGCGCCGCACGCCTCGTCGGGGCCGCCGCCAACGACGTCGGACCCGCGGATCTCGTCGTGGGCTGCCGCAACGGCAGCGTCCTCGTCAAGCACGGGGGCGGCCACGGCAAGAAGTACTCTGTGCGCTGCCCGCTGCGGTCGGCGGCCGCCGGCAGTGTCATTCGGCGGCCGGCGTCGTTCCCTCCCCGCGAACTCATCACACAAGGCGTCCCCTTCGCGCAGGTTGAGCTCATCCCATttcccggcgccggcggtgatCCCCGCGACACCGATGCCCTGTCCGCATTTGGCGGGATGACCATGATGCCCTCCAGGTTCGATTCTACCATGAATAAATTAATCCAGCAGGTGGTGTATGTTCGGCGGCAGACTAGAGGATGGGCCACCCATGTCTCGCCCCTATTGGAGCTCCCTGTGCGGCTGGTGTTCAACCCAGCACCCTGCAGCCTGCTGGTGGGGGGCAGGTGGCTCTACATGACCACCGTGCTCGGTTGCATCGTCGTCTTCGATCTGGCCACGGAGACCTTCTCCGTGGTGAGCTTCCCCGATGGCGTGACGGTGTCCTGTGTGGAGCTAGACATCCTGGACCACACCCTGGCAAGGGCTGGGGATACCGGGATCTACCTCGTCCATGCCAAGGGCGTGGAGCTTCATGTTTGGTTCCGGAGGATGGACGGAGGCGCAGCAGGCATCTGGGAAAGGGTGGAAACTGTTTATCTCCCTAAGGTGTTTGGTGACCTTGTTGCCATGGAAATCTGGGATAAAATTCTCCGGAATGAAAATTTTAATAACATGGCCGACGGCCCCGATCACGGCTATGCTTGGGATTTAAACTACGGTGTAGAGATTCATGAAGTTGGGGATGGCGCAGAGTTTGTGTTCCTGACAGTGGCAAAAAATGGGCCCGTGTTCCTATTGGATgtcaagaagaggaaggtcgAGAAGGTGCTGCAGCCGTCAGAGCAAGATGACGATGGTGGTCGTGAGCTGTGTGGGATCTCTGCCTTCATGATGCCATGGCCTCCAGTCTTCCCAGCATTGAACCAAAGGGGGTGA